One Carya illinoinensis cultivar Pawnee chromosome 5, C.illinoinensisPawnee_v1, whole genome shotgun sequence genomic window, CATCAGATGAAGATTATTTGTTTTTTGATCGGTTAGATCAGttgaaaattattattctcttcttttcttacaGGGAAAGGAATCATTGCCAATCAACAAACCGGATAAAAACCACTAGGGGAAGCAAATGAAACCTTTGTAATCTTAACAAGCATGTGGGAAGCAAAATTTTGCAGGGAATATAAGTTGCTGCTTGGTATGGACTAACCTCAGAATCCAGGGCCTTAAGAACAGCCTCTGGAATTGGGTCTGGGCAAAACTCATCGGGGACAAAATTAATAAGAACCCTCTTGATTAATGACCCACCAAATTTGGGGCAGACCTACAAACATTAACTTTTGAACAGTGATGCAAAGGAAAAGAACAGGAAGAGGGAAAATCAATCGAAAGCATTGAAGTTACAGGATTTTACCTCTTTTCTTGTGGACCTATCAGCAAGAAGTTCAAAAGGAAGCATCATGAGATCACTCAATGAATGAAGCAGATGGAAAGCCTTGAAGGGCGTCTCACATTCGAGTTTCTTGTCATCATCAAGTTCAACCCCATCTTCAGAGGCATTTTCATCATCAATTCCAAATAGATCTGTGAGCCATCTTGACCAGTTTCCTATCTGCAAGCACAAAGAAAGGAGAGCAAAGATGATCAAGAATTCCTTCACAATGATGGGACTTGAGACTATCATTTGCTTTCATACTTTCAGAGAAGTCCAAAGACAGAACAAGAAACTTCAAACAAATCCAGATGGATTGTTATAACTCAACATAATGCAGATTAAACTAATTCCCAACTGATGCTGAAAAGGAGCAAactttaaagaagaaaattttcacTTGTAAGAATTTGACAAAAGACCACTGTTAAGATAATCAGACTTGTCCTCAAACTAAGGCTCCAAACAGCGTTATCAAACTGGACTCATCTTGCAAACTCTCGAGAAGCAAGGACCAGCAATTTaatcaattttgaaatttaCAACTTAAAGGGTTCTCTCTGGTGTGTTATGCGATAACCATTCATTTCTGATACCTAACATTCATCTACAGAAGTAACATGGATACAACTTCACAAAGATCGTATAAAGCATCCAAAAGATGTAATCATCAAGTCACGTCCACTGCCGACCGATCAAAAGAGTGACAATTTTGTGATATGGAGACGAAAGTAGCAAACAAAATATACAAGAATGTCACTAAAGAGGATTAGAACAGTAACTCCTGGGAGATGAAATGAGAAGGTGAGTAAATAATGAAAATGGTTGATTGATAATGATATAAAAATTGGCCTGCTGAGAAAAAAGGGAGATCTCACAGCATTTTTTAGTTGGGCACCAGACCCAAAGCTTGATTTTCCAGCAGGAACAGGCAGAACTTTAGAATCACTAATGGGATCAGAAACAGGATCTGTTGGAATCTCTTCAGCTGATTCGCGAAGAATAGCATTGAACATTGCCACGTCTAATCTACACACCAACTGCTCCATTATCTACAAATACAACACAAGTGTTCTATCTGATTGCATTCCAGGATAGTAACAATTATCCAAAactcaaacacaaaaacatGTTAACAAAATTTCAGAAAACATGAAGTACAGGATTTTGCCTCCTTTTGAGGCCCTTGATCTAGCCAGCTATTTATAATATGGGACATGACCTTGTAGTTATATAAGTAAAACACTACACATCCGTAAGTGTaagttagaagaaaaaaaatatatgggctGCTGAGGTGGTTTAGAGCAGGTAGCCATTCTGAAAATcctaaaaatacatttaagtTTAGGTTCTTTTATCACTCACCTTCATTATAAAATATCCCCATCTCAAATACAACTCGATCAAGCAAACTATGACTAAGATTCTTAATTTGGATAGTCATAAGCATTAAAAGAATTCCATTGATGAGAGCTTGGAAACAACAACTGTTCCACCAAACTACATTGCTGGTAACAGGCCACACATTGCATTTGAACCACAGTACAATAGAGCACCAAAAATATAGATACCACAATGCTCACACAGCAAAAGACAGAACTACAGAGATTGCCATCAACATACTCTCCAATAGGTTGCTTTTATCGTTAATGTATCAGGTCAAGCATACGCCATTGACCATAAtgaattcatcaatttatttttataggaatttctttttctttttataagtggATTGCTGGGAAATTTATCTCCTCGTATTTGATTTTCAACTGCGACACGATCGGACATAACACAGCTTGAAGTTGTCATTCCGATTTACAAACCAGAAATCTCATACTTACAGCACATAGGAAGGAATTTTGAATGTGTTAATGTACCAATCTAGCCAGCACAGGCAAGCAGCCACACTGATGCCCTCCGGCTCGAAGAGGACAAAGTCTTTCACAAGCATCCTTGAAAGCTTTCTTCCAAAGATCTATTGAGAAGTTCACCTGCCCCTGATCGCCTAAACCATATTTCCTTCCATGGGATTTCCTTAAACCTGAGCCCTTAGCAGCAGAAGGTTGCATGTGTGGAGTCAGAGTCTGAACACAgtcaaataacaaaataaattagtCATCAAATGTATGTCAGAATTTTCTTTGTGAGAGAACTTAATAGGagcagaaaaagagagagaatttgaCCTGCCACCACACAGACTCAATGATTCGGCTGAAGATCCACGCTTCAACATTTTCCAATGCAACTATAAATGTTTGTGGGTCCTCCCAGTCATCAAAATATTCCTCCGTATTATTTTTCTGTTCTGGGTGAAGAGATGATTCTTGGCAGTTCAGGGATGACTTCTCACCCAATCCATTTCCATCACCACCACTGGGGGTGTTTGGTCCAGCGCAAAGTTGTAATTTATCAACTGCCTGGCTGACAATGGCTCTCAACAAAATTGAATTTGACAACCAGAAAGTCAACCTGTTTAAAGAaggcaaaaataataataaaaaaaaatttaaaaacaaatctaGAATCTTGGAACCCTGGAAGATGATGATTTCTCCGGAAGGTTTCTGAGTTGAATTAGGACCCCAGCATGAGTAATATGTATCACTAAAATAACAGTCAAGCATCTTAGCTTCAACTTAGTGGGACTTCAGGTTTTGACAATTTGCAAAACAGATTGACCCTGTATGATACACAGCCAAATTTTTATATGCAACATCATTTGTGCATGCTTTAAAATTTCTACGAAGGGGGTTTTGTACATACCTCGGAACATCATTTCCACATGCTTTAGCAACTGGAACTAATCCCGAAACAGCAGTTCTAGCTGCACTTGCCCTGTTAGCTGGGGACCTTGCTTTACAAGCATGGAGATAGAACCTAGAAAGACGCCGAGCTGGAGCGTGGACCTTGGTTGTAGAATTCCCATGCTCAGCAACCACTGAATAAAGGGCAACCTCAACAGCAGCAGCTTCCCGTAACTCTTCctcaagcatttcaattttaGATTCTAATTCGGCTTTTCCATCAGAGAAGCCACGTACTGTTGCTTCACTTTCATTAGGTGAATAGCCCGTGGCACTAGCAGCTTCTGGAACATTAATGTTTACTCCCGGTTCCCTGAGCTGATGGGTGCTGAACATCCCATTGCTTTTGGCAGAGTTGAAAGGGAACTCTTCCTCAATCATTTCAATTTTAGATTCTAATTTGACTTTCCCATCAGACAAGCTACTCAATGTAGCCTTGCTTTCATTAGTTGAAAAACTGGTGGTACAAGCAGCTTCAGGAGCAATAATGTTGTCTCCCTGTTCCCTGAGCTGACTAGTGCTGAACATGACACTGCTATTGGCAGAGTTGAAAGGAAACTGAACAGACTTCACTTGTTTTAGTTCATTAATTCTACGATCACTTTCTGCAAATCCAAGTGAATTCCTCCTGAGTGAAAGAGTATCATTCCTGAATTTGACTTGATTTAGGGCAGAATGTTCTGATAATTTACCAACTAGTTTTTCTTCTAGATTGTATGGCTTCGCCTGTAAGGCATATTCTCCCTGTCCATTTTCCTGCAGCTCctttttctcttcatcttccaaaATTCCAATATTAACCCTTTCTGTGCTATCCTTAGCTGATTCTGATTTGATCTGCAATTTAACGATAAGTGGCTGTTAAAGCACCCAAAAATGCACAAAGAAATCTGCTAGGAAAATATAAAGGCAATGAATCAGATTGTCCCTCTTCCAATATGAGCATAGTAGACAGGCAGGTCACAGCTGCAGTTCATTTAACTCCCCCATTTACTAGTTCAGGACAATAATGTCTACACACTTCACTAGGAGCCTTTTGCAAATATATCcattattcattaaaaataagaatagaTACATTGGTTGGAGTTATCAACTAGGTGaacaaaatcaataaataatttCCAGATAGGTGGCTGGTGTGGCTTAAGAACATACCATAAGCTAGCAAAacatacatcattttttttataatcttataAAGAACTTCAATAGAGTACAACTTGAAGAAATTCATCAAGTTGGAACAGATATATACAACTACGTATAGACTAATGCATCCAACTAGCCATCCCATGTTGCTGTCCTGAATCCTTGAGCATCTTTGGACAGCCTCGAGCATCTTCACTCAATAAGACCATAATCTCATGCAGGCATATGAAAATTTGATTTCAATGTTCTATTGCATGGAACTGGGCTCCAGACTGGTTTTGATTAGCTAGCCCAATTCCAGTTTGACAGTTCATTTAGTTTGGAATTGACTTCAACAACCCCCAAGCCACATCTTGGCATCATATACTCCAAAAAGAATAGTTAATGTTACAATTAGAGCCCCTTAGAATCATTATAAACGGTGAGAACTTCTTCTTTCTAAGCAATGTGAGACTCATTCACCACCCTACCACACTAAATCTGggtaattatattagattacaCAAATATTAGATCCAAGAATTATACAACATCCAGAATCTCGAATCACATAGAAATGAAATTTCTACTTCCGATTCAACTTCAAGCAACGAAGCAAAGCTAGTATGTATTCCGAAAGAAAGGAACAGAAATAAATCAATCCAAACAAAAAGGGGATATTGTTTTTATGCACTCATTGAGAACGCATAAGAAAGCAATGATATTGTGCACCTGATTTCTTTGAGGCGGTGACCATCCTCTAGCCTCGAAAGCAGAAGAGGTAATGGTTTGTGATGAATGAGATGAAAGATCATCATTATCATCGTCAGTAAATGAAGCAATCTCAGTTTCCTCACCATTCCCTTCATTAGTAAGTTCCGAATACGATTCGCTTTTGTCCAGCGCCACTTCCTTCGACAAGCTGGTCTTTGGTGACGAGCTGGAGCTATCTCTACCAAGAGGTTGAATGTTCACGTAAAGAACTGGAGG contains:
- the LOC122308745 gene encoding uncharacterized protein LOC122308745 isoform X2, producing MVLGLRSKSRKSVSVQVDYFIHVQELKPWPPSESLKSSRSLLIQWENGDQNSGSFTCGVGDGRIGIGESFRLPVTLCREVSRKGTTRESFLKNILEFYLYDARKEKAIKGQLLATATINLADYGVIKETITINAQVNCKRSFKHSTPPVLYVNIQPLGRDSSSSSPKTSLSKEVALDKSESYSELTNEGNGEETEIASFTDDDNDDLSSHSSQTITSSAFEARGWSPPQRNQIKSESAKDSTERVNIGILEDEEKKELQENGQGEYALQAKPYNLEEKLVESDRRINELKQVKSVQFPFNSANSSVMFSTSQLREQGDNIIAPEAACTTSFSTNESKATLSSLSDGKVKLESKIEMIEEEFPFNSAKSNGMFSTHQLREPGVNINVPEAASATGYSPNESEATVRGFSDGKAELESKIEMLEEELREAAAVEVALYSVVAEHGNSTTKVHAPARRLSRFYLHACKARSPANRASAARTAVSGLVPVAKACGNDVPRLTFWLSNSILLRAIVSQAVDKLQLCAGPNTPSGGDGNGLGEKSSLNCQESSLHPEQKNNTEEYFDDWEDPQTFIVALENVEAWIFSRIIESVWWQTLTPHMQPSAAKGSGLRKSHGRKYGLGDQGQVNFSIDLWKKAFKDACERLCPLRAGGHQCGCLPVLARLIMEQLVCRLDVAMFNAILRESAEEIPTDPVSDPISDSKVLPVPAGKSSFGSGAQLKNAIGNWSRWLTDLFGIDDENASEDGVELDDDKKLECETPFKAFHLLHSLSDLMMLPFELLADRSTRKEVCPKFGGSLIKRVLINFVPDEFCPDPIPEAVLKALDSEDHLEADEFSITSFPCTAAPTVYQPPPPASLITIIGEIGNQSMTSGSSVLRKSYTSDDELDELDSPMTSIVMDNFRVSPTLEKPNLMPKRGGGRKVVRYKLLREVWRDGE
- the LOC122308745 gene encoding uncharacterized protein LOC122308745 isoform X1, with protein sequence MVLGLRSKSRKSVSVQVDYFIHVQELKPWPPSESLKSSRSLLIQWENGDQNSGSFTCGVGDGRIGIGESFRLPVTLCREVSRKGTTRESFLKNILEFYLYDARKEKAIKGQLLATATINLADYGVIKETITINAQVNCKRSFKHSTPPVLYVNIQPLGRDSSSSSPKTSLSKEVALDKSESYSELTNEGNGEETEIASFTDDDNDDLSSHSSQTITSSAFEARGWSPPQRNQIKSESAKDSTERVNIGILEDEEKKELQENGQGEYALQAKPYNLEEKLVGKLSEHSALNQVKFRNDTLSLRRNSLGFAESDRRINELKQVKSVQFPFNSANSSVMFSTSQLREQGDNIIAPEAACTTSFSTNESKATLSSLSDGKVKLESKIEMIEEEFPFNSAKSNGMFSTHQLREPGVNINVPEAASATGYSPNESEATVRGFSDGKAELESKIEMLEEELREAAAVEVALYSVVAEHGNSTTKVHAPARRLSRFYLHACKARSPANRASAARTAVSGLVPVAKACGNDVPRLTFWLSNSILLRAIVSQAVDKLQLCAGPNTPSGGDGNGLGEKSSLNCQESSLHPEQKNNTEEYFDDWEDPQTFIVALENVEAWIFSRIIESVWWQTLTPHMQPSAAKGSGLRKSHGRKYGLGDQGQVNFSIDLWKKAFKDACERLCPLRAGGHQCGCLPVLARLIMEQLVCRLDVAMFNAILRESAEEIPTDPVSDPISDSKVLPVPAGKSSFGSGAQLKNAIGNWSRWLTDLFGIDDENASEDGVELDDDKKLECETPFKAFHLLHSLSDLMMLPFELLADRSTRKEVCPKFGGSLIKRVLINFVPDEFCPDPIPEAVLKALDSEDHLEADEFSITSFPCTAAPTVYQPPPPASLITIIGEIGNQSMTSGSSVLRKSYTSDDELDELDSPMTSIVMDNFRVSPTLEKPNLMPKRGGGRKVVRYKLLREVWRDGE